GCCCCGGTCGCCGAAACTCAGGTAAGTGAGATAGTTTTCCATCCGCCCGTGTCGTCAGGGGGCCGTGCCGCGAGCGCGGCACGGCACGGCATTTGATGCCTAGTATATGTCAAACGGGAAATACTTCTTGTTGATTTCGGCGTAAGTCCCGTTGGCGCGAATGGATTCGAGCGCCGCGTTGAACTTTTCCTTCAACTCCTGCTCGCCCTTGCGAACGGCGATGCCAATCTTGTCGTCCTTCGAGACGGGCTCGCCGAAGAAATCGTATCCCTGACCGTCATCGGAATTGATCCAGTCATAGAGGACGCCGAAATCTGCGAGAACCGCATCGCTGCGGCCGTTCTTGAGGTCTGCGTATGCCTCGAGCTGGGTCGGGTAGGCGTTCACATTGGTGTTGGGATAGTTCTCCTCAAGGAACTGCGCCGAAATCGTTCCTTCCTGCACACCCACGGTCTTGCCGGCCATGGAGGCGGGATCGACGCCTTCGAGATCCGCATCCTCCGCTGCCGCG
This portion of the Oricola thermophila genome encodes:
- a CDS encoding ABC transporter substrate-binding protein; protein product: MAAAATLTLTVGAAQAQDMMKIRIGTEGAYPPFNNLEADGTLTGFDIDIAKALCAEMNAECEFVTQDWDGIIPALLAGKFDAIIASMSITEERMEKVDFTDHYYTNSLTFAAAEDADLEGVDPASMAGKTVGVQEGTISAQFLEENYPNTNVNAYPTQLEAYADLKNGRSDAVLADFGVLYDWINSDDGQGYDFFGEPVSKDDKIGIAVRKGEQELKEKFNAALESIRANGTYAEINKKYFPFDIY